In Desulfomicrobium macestii, the genomic window ACGGCGGGCAAAACGGTAATCCTCGGCAAAGAAGCCGTATCCGGGATGAATCGCCGTGGCTCCAGCCTGATCCGCCACGGCAAAGATTTCGTTGGAGTCGAGATATGAACTGACACGGTACAGGGATTCGTCTCCGCCGAGCTTGCGCGCCAGGACGCAGTGCTCGCTGTCCTTGTCCGGCTCGGTGAAAAGCGCCACGAATGCCAGGCCAAGCTTGCGGCAGGCCTGCATGATGCGAATGGCGATCTCACCCCGATTGGCAATGAGAACTTTATGTTTCTTGGATTCGATGGGGTTCTTCATGTCTAAAAGAGCCTTTCCTTGTATGAACTGTTGGGCGTTGAAAAAAGATGAAATTCCTTCATAAAGCCGGACCCGCTTATATCCATAATCGCATCGGGGCAAGTCCGGCAGGCTTGGCTTTCCTCGTCAAAAAGGAAATAAACTCTTCGGAATCCTTGCCAAAACCAAAACAATCCGCAAGAAAGATGAAAGATAAGTCTGGTTTCTTTGAGCCATGGACGCCTTGAAACGAGCCGGGGAGTTCCAAAAAGCCAGCTTGACAAATCAGTACACCAGCGTTTGGAGCGCTGTCCAGACCAACGGGCAGAAACGCTCCGTGACCCAAAAAATCAAGGATTACGACAATGACCGATATACAGACCAGAGCCCGCACCGCCACCGACTGGATCAGAAAAAACTGCCCCTCCATCCCAAACACCGCTCTTGTGCTCGGCAGCGGCCTTGGAAAATGGATCGACTCGGCATGGATTCAAAAAAGCATCCCCTACGCGGACATCCCCGGCTTTCCGGTCTCCACCGTTGAAGGACACGCGGGGGCGCTTCTTGTGGCCGAGATCAAGGGCACGCCGGCCTTCGTCTTTTCCGGCCGCTTTCATCTCTACGAAGGCTACAGTCCGCGGGAAGTGACGCTGCCCATCGCCTGCCTTGGCCTGCTCGGGACCGAAAACCTGATCCTGACCAATGCCGCCGGAGCCCTGAATCCCCTGTTTGCCACCGGCGGGCTCATGCTGCTGACCGACCACATCAACATGACCGGGCACAACCCCCTGACCGGCCCCAATGTCGACGACTGGGGACCGCGTTTCCCGGACATGTCCCAGGTGTATTGCCCCGCCCTGCGTGAGCAGGCCATGCAGGCCGCCATGAATTGCGGACAGCGCCTGGAACAGGGGGTATACGTGGCCGTGGCCGGCCCCAGCCTTGAAACTCCGGCCGAAACTCGCATGTATCGCATCATGGGAGCCGACGCCATCGGCATGTCCACGGTGCCCGAAGCCATCACCGCCCACCATATGGGCCTCAAAATCCTGGGAATATCCTGCCTGACCAACAAGAACCTGCCGGACTGCATGGCCCAGACGTCTCACGCAGAGATTCTGGATCAGGCCAATGCCTCCTCCGACGCCCTGGGCTCGCTCCTGTCCGCCCTCATCCCCAACCTGGGAGGTCGCCATGGCTGATCACGCTCATCTGCTTACCGAGATCAAGGACAACATCCGCGGGAAAGACCCCATCAAGGCGCGTCTGGTACTGGGTTACCTGGAAAACATGGATAAAAGCATCCGTGAGCAGGTGCTTGGCGCGTTTCGTGAGGCTGCTCCCGAATTCGCAGTGCCTGTCCTCTGCCGGTTCATTTCCGAACACCGGGAAATGGTCGCAAATCTGCCGCTGGTCCGGGAAATCCTGGCCGTCAAGATGCTGGCCCAGCCCCAATTGCTCGCCAAGGCCATAAGCGACCCGCAGACCCCGTGCCGCGACATGTACATTTCGATGGCCGGAGAACTGCGCCTGGAGGAAGTGGTCGACAACCTGATCGAAGCCCTGCTCGCGGCCACGGACGTGAAAGAGATCAACCTGATCATCGACACCCTGGGTGAAATCGGTGACCCACAAGCCACCAACGCCGTGAGCGAGTTCCTCTACTCCGGCAACCGGACCATGATCATCACCGCCACCAAGGCCCTTGGCAAGCTGGGCACGCCCACCGCCATGTTGCGGCTTGCGGAACGCATGGGCACGGACAACCAGCTCGACCTGCTCATCCTGGACGTTTTCGCCAAGGTCCAGGATTCCATTTCGCTGGACAAGCTCAACGAGGCCATGCGCTCCCACTACGCACATCTGCGCACCTACGCCAAAAAAACCCTGGTCGGCATCGGCCCCAAGGCCGTGCCCACC contains:
- a CDS encoding purine-nucleoside phosphorylase, translating into MTDIQTRARTATDWIRKNCPSIPNTALVLGSGLGKWIDSAWIQKSIPYADIPGFPVSTVEGHAGALLVAEIKGTPAFVFSGRFHLYEGYSPREVTLPIACLGLLGTENLILTNAAGALNPLFATGGLMLLTDHINMTGHNPLTGPNVDDWGPRFPDMSQVYCPALREQAMQAAMNCGQRLEQGVYVAVAGPSLETPAETRMYRIMGADAIGMSTVPEAITAHHMGLKILGISCLTNKNLPDCMAQTSHAEILDQANASSDALGSLLSALIPNLGGRHG